TATCTCAAGGATACCTTGAGACACGTTcttcaaatttggtgtgaacattCACTTGGACTTAAAGATCACCTGATGTATTAGATGTATTACATGCCTGGCCGCACATGAATGTCAACCAGACATTCACCGCTGTGCAGAAGCATAGCATGACAGCACAGTAGTTGTAGTTATTCCCTGCTCTGAACTCGTCTGCACTGGAGAGTGAAACTAAACGACTCGGTAGCATCGTATTTCTGCACAGGGTCCCTAAAGCTCGGGCTGCCTAAAATAGACCGGAGAggcagtgtgtatctgtgtgtgtgtgtgtgtgtgtgtgagagagagaagagagtctCCCTGCTCATGTGGCTCCAGTGAACACTTGCtccaggaatgtgtgtgtgtgcagcactgCCTCTGGACTGAGCTGAGGCCTGCTGAACAGCGAAGCCTGGGACTTGAGTTTATTTCACAGCTGACTGGACTGCCTCTCACCTGGGCAGCTGACTCAGGGCTCCAGCCTGTAGTCCAGGAGGAGCCAGCAGAAAGGGGCTGGGACGGCTGGCAGCGTGAGCCCGTGGGATTGGAAATGCCTATTTAAAGCCGTCTGTTCTGTGCCGTTCCGGGCTGTTCTGCGCTGTTCTATTTGAGGCTCTCTTGGCTTCGCTGTGACCTGTGGGAGCTGCTTCACACTGAGCCCCATATgaggggcaggaggagggggaggagggcttGTGTTTAGAGTCCATGGACTGTtgaggggggaggagggctTGTGTTCAGATTGCTGAGGTAAACAGTGACTGCCCTCAGGTTCACGCATGGACTGTCTCAGTGACCAAATGGAAGCTGGCGTCTGGCCTGTCTCAACGcaaaagattgtgtgtgtgtgtgtgtgtgtgtgtgtgtgtgtgtgtgtgtgagagattgaaTGTTTAAACAAGTGAGTGTGTTAGTGACGTCATGTTGGCTGTTCTGTGGCGGTGGCTTGCTGTGCTCTGGTTGTGGTTCTGGTCATGGGTGCAGTTCGGATCAAAGTGGGTTCGCACCAAGCAGACCACACAGTTGCCCCTCACACTGGACAGTGACATCactcaggaggaggaggagtccaGTTACAGCCAATCAGAGGAGTGGAAGACTGACCAATCAGCCAGGACCTACGGTTACCATGACGACGCAGCAATGGTGGCCGtgcagacaagcacacacactttctacgTATGTCGGAACAGTCACACTCATGCACGATTCTTAAAGGTCTTACCTGTGCAACAGGTATGCAAGAAGaaattatatttgtgtgtgtgtgtgtgtgtacaggtggaCCTGGAGCGTCTTGCAGAGTGTGGCGAATATTTCCGGGCCCTCTCCCACTCCAGTATGATCGAGACGAGCCAGCGGCGGATTGTTCTAGAACACGTGCCCTCTGAGGTCTTCCACAGCCTGCTGCAGTTCTACTTCCTGGGTCACTTCCGTGTGGCGCCAGCTCACCTGCCCACCAACCTCCAGGTGAGTAGCTACCTGCTCTCCTCCGCCTACACCTCCCGCCTGCTGGCCCTCCTGTCCTCGCTCCTGACCCCGCTCACCTGTCCGGCGTACCTGGAGCTGTCCAAGCGGCTGGGCTGCCCTGAGCTGCGGCAGCAGGTGCTCCTCTACCTGAGCGCTCACCTGTTGGAGCTGCCACACATGAGTCATGCGCTGGAGCCCCGTGAGAAAGAGCTGCTCCCGGACCTGCGCTCCGCCGGAACCCCCCGCCTCTGCTGCCTGCGCAAGGAGAACCTGAGCGCACGGAACGCGCTGGAAACGCAGGCGGTGCGGAGGGTCTTCCGcctggaggagggggaggaggtggagacccCGGGGTGGACCCCGCTGACGGAGATGCCGTTCCAGGCGGACAAGTGGTGCTTCACCACAGCGGTGCTCTTCAACTACCTCTACCTCATCGGAGGTTACCGCCACCGGGCCGCCCGCGGATACGAGTTCAAGATGGCCTCCTTCCGCTACAACCCCCTCACCCAGCAGTGGGCCCCAGTGGCGTCCATGATCAAGGTGCACAGCAGCATGCGAGCAGTCCGCTAGTCacgcttaaaggggtggttcaggattttggacatagaacctcatttccaagttagcaagtgtgatatttatcagtggagaccgttttcaacacgtttcatccagtccttctaattgcagagttcgcaggtgctaggctagcgcaagtcaacggtatgtgttagcctgccactaaaaacagtcttacccactccaaagtacaatgtaagcattttaacatttaaacttAGCTTAGTAAACTACAAAGCTACAGTGTTAgatagtgatgtagtactcgagtccggtctcgagaccaatttctgctttctcggtctcgtctcggactcgttccttcaaagactcggtcttgactcggtctcggaccacagtgggaggagaaggactcgtaatttcagaccgagtcctcgagaccaacgcattttttatgttcatataaaaaaacagacaacacataacaacaataataataaaatgcaatattgaccggcattatttgaaaatgacatcccatggtgcaatgcaaagatactgccgtcagagccgtttatttatcgctatggctctgctgccggtgagtgtctgtaggtcagcatagtccatattaagacgttaagactgctcctctaaacaattcccaatctagcttagtctgtaggcctaactgttgattattaactggggtgatattaaattatgaatattaaaactgacatttttttatggtcttggtctcgactcggtctcgactcctaaaggactcggtctcgactcggacttgcttcctcaaagactcggtcttgactcggactcgactgtatttgaaaaccaacagactcggtctcgacccttcaaagactcggtcttgactcggactcggcataggcagtctcgtccccatcactagtgTTAGAATGTTTAaactacagtgcagaggagactatAGCATCTGTCAATACTAGTACTAGAGAATAGGAGTGCCTACATCCATGATCAAGGTGCCCAGCAGTCTGCTAGTCATGCTTATTTCACATTACATTATTCTCAACTACTTATTACACCAATTACACAGTCACTCAAGATGTCAATCTAGTTATGACACCAATCATAATGGAATGAACAGAGTCAACTAGACTATTACACCAAATTTACTGTGAACTGCTACCATTTACACCTGGGATTCGATTCCCAACCTTTTGTTTTGCTACTTAGTTCAGAACGTTGATCAATCATTACCCATGATGATCTCATGCGAAATGTCgaagtttatttttacataGCTAGATTGTAATGAAGGATCTGATTAGTTACTTATCTTGGATAAAATGGgggtttaattttttttattttatttgatgtaccggtatatattttttatctaATGTACTGGTCAATTGTAATATACCCAATATCTCAGCCGaccccatttgaatttcaggAGATGATTTTCACTATGAGTAATGCTGTTAATTATTACATCAATTACACTATAACTAATATTATTGACTTTAGAATTTTGgcttaatgtttgtgtgtgtgtgtgtgtgtgtgtgtgtgtgtgtgtgttgtgtgtattccTGTGTGTCCACAGCACAGACGTCATTTCAGCGCAGTGGCGTGTGCGGGGTGTGTGTACGCCGTGGGCGGTTGGTACCTGGACTCGCTGGTGACCCCTGACTCAAGTACGAGCCTGTACACCGCCGTGGAGCGCTACGACCCCTGGGCCGACCGCTGGGCCTTTGTGGCGTCGCTGCCGCTCAGCGACTTCCGCTTCAGCCTGTCGCTGGCGCACGACTCACCCCTCACAGCAGCGCGGGGCAACTGCCTCTACGTGCTGGGCAGCATCTACCGGACCGGAGAGAAGCTAGTGCTCCGATACAGCACCACCCAcggtgagtgtgagagtgtgtgtgtgtgtgtgtgtgtgtgagagagagtgtttgagtgtgtgagtgtttgaatgTGTAAGGCATCTACCAGACCGGGGAGAACCTGGTGCTCCGATACAGCACCACCCAcggtgcgtatgtgtgtgtgtgtgtgtgtttgagtgtgtaagtgtgtgagtgtgtgattgtgtgagtgcttgagtgtgtgagtgcgtgagtgtttgagtgtgtgagtgtgtgattgtttgagtgtgtgaagcACCACCaacagcgagagagacagaggcaagaCACAGGAGAAgcacagagtgtgtgagtgtgaggggaagtgtgtgtgaggggaagtgtgtgtgagtagaagTGTGAATGAGTCCCTGGGATCCTGTATATCCAGTGCTAAGTATAAAGTGCTGTAATTGGTGAAATTGGTTTACCATGTAtaagtacatactgtatatgaggGGAATTCTGCATTGTTCTGTCCTGTGGAtcactgcctgtctgtctgtctatctgcctgtctatctgcctgtctgtatgtctatctgcctgtctatctgcctgtctatctgcctgtctgtctgtctgtctatctgcctgtctatctgcctgtctgtctgtctatctgcctgtctatctgcctgtctgtctgtctatctgcctgtctatctgcctgtctatctgcctgtctatctgcctgtctgtctgtctatctgcccGCCTGTCTTCATCTTTCCTTTCTTGTCTTCCCATCCTTGTTCATATCATTTCATCGTCCCTCTTCctaccacccccccctcccccccaccccaccccccagacTGCTGGTCAGAACTCCTGCCCACTCTGACCCGAACAGATGCCCTCATGCCCAGCCTCTACTTCCTGGGTGCCACAGACAAGCTGCTGGTAATTGGTG
This DNA window, taken from Alosa sapidissima isolate fAloSap1 chromosome 11, fAloSap1.pri, whole genome shotgun sequence, encodes the following:
- the LOC121723756 gene encoding kelch-like protein 42 yields the protein MLAVLWRWLAVLWLWFWSWVQFGSKWVRTKQTTQLPLTLDSDITQEEEESSYSQSEEWKTDQSARTYGYHDDAAMVAVQTSTHTFYVDLERLAECGEYFRALSHSSMIETSQRRIVLEHVPSEVFHSLLQFYFLGHFRVAPAHLPTNLQVSSYLLSSAYTSRLLALLSSLLTPLTCPAYLELSKRLGCPELRQQVLLYLSAHLLELPHMSHALEPREKELLPDLRSAGTPRLCCLRKENLSARNALETQAVRRVFRLEEGEEVETPGWTPLTEMPFQADKWCFTTAVLFNYLYLIGGYRHRAARGYEFKMASFRYNPLTQQWAPVASMIKHRRHFSAVACAGCVYAVGGWYLDSLVTPDSSTSLYTAVERYDPWADRWAFVASLPLSDFRFSLSLAHDSPLTAARGNCLYVLGSIYRTGEKLVLRYSTTHDCWSELLPTLTRTDALMPSLYFLGATDKLLVIGGNNTETMVTSFCVDSQRWGPVRSMEKTALIGQGTVVDGEVIISSLKHDSVIRLNTDSLSFSLLPSLPIPTCYESLFHLYF